Proteins encoded within one genomic window of Spiribacter curvatus:
- a CDS encoding SAM-dependent methyltransferase — MLERVLDEGVEYGQLRLTWPDGRHCLFGDGEPAGTLLLHEARVARRILADPEFMLGQAYMDGHWSTPDLRALLTVLMSNFAREQRGGARRAADWLLRPLQQWNRRSASRRNVAHHYDIDEQLFRRFLDRDLQYSCGYWPAGTDDLESAQAQKRALVRRKLCLTPGQSVLDIGCGWGGLAIELAEQTDARVVGLTLSSEQARVARARVREHGLEDRVSIRLQDYRDVPERFDRIVSVGMFEHVGAAYYDQYYRAVRDHLTPDGVALIHTIGRLGRPAVTNPWIRRYIFPGGYIPSLSEVTPAIERQGLATTDIEVLRQHYALTLAEWFQRFQAVRGDIAAEKGERFCRLWEFYLAVSEMAFHYRGLAVFHLQLARDPTAVPLTRDYLLEAEKARS, encoded by the coding sequence ATGCTTGAGCGCGTGCTGGATGAGGGGGTTGAATACGGCCAGCTGCGGCTGACGTGGCCGGATGGTCGTCACTGCCTGTTTGGCGACGGTGAACCGGCCGGTACGCTGCTGTTGCACGAGGCCCGGGTGGCTCGGCGGATACTGGCGGATCCCGAGTTCATGCTGGGCCAGGCCTATATGGACGGTCACTGGAGCACGCCTGACCTGCGTGCCCTGCTGACAGTGCTGATGAGCAACTTCGCGCGGGAGCAGCGCGGTGGTGCCCGGCGCGCCGCGGACTGGCTGCTCCGCCCGCTCCAGCAGTGGAACCGCCGATCGGCGAGCCGACGCAATGTCGCCCACCACTACGACATCGACGAGCAGCTATTCCGGCGCTTCCTCGATCGGGATCTGCAGTACTCCTGCGGCTACTGGCCGGCGGGCACCGATGATCTCGAGTCCGCGCAGGCGCAGAAGCGCGCCCTTGTCCGTCGCAAGCTGTGCCTGACACCCGGTCAGTCCGTGCTCGATATCGGCTGCGGTTGGGGTGGGCTGGCGATCGAGCTCGCCGAGCAGACCGATGCCCGTGTGGTCGGGCTGACACTCTCCAGCGAACAGGCGCGGGTGGCGAGGGCACGCGTGCGCGAGCATGGCCTTGAGGATCGGGTCAGCATCCGCCTGCAGGACTATCGCGACGTGCCCGAGCGCTTTGATCGTATCGTGAGCGTGGGCATGTTCGAGCATGTCGGTGCCGCCTACTACGATCAGTATTACCGCGCCGTCCGTGATCATCTGACCCCCGACGGCGTGGCGCTCATTCATACCATCGGCCGGCTGGGTCGGCCGGCCGTCACCAATCCCTGGATCAGGCGCTACATCTTCCCGGGTGGCTATATCCCATCGTTGTCCGAAGTGACACCGGCCATTGAGCGTCAGGGGCTTGCGACCACCGATATCGAAGTGCTCCGCCAGCACTATGCGCTGACCCTCGCCGAGTGGTTCCAGCGCTTCCAGGCGGTGCGTGGGGATATCGCCGCGGAGAAGGGCGAGCGATTCTGCCGTCTGTGGGAGTTCTATCTGGCGGTCAGCGAAATGGCCTTCCACTATCGCGGCCTGGCGGTCTTCCACTTACAGCTCGCGCGTGATCCGACGGCGGTGCCGCTCACCCGCGACTATCTGCTGGAGGCTGAGAAGGCGCGGAGTTGA
- the mpl gene encoding UDP-N-acetylmuramate:L-alanyl-gamma-D-glutamyl-meso-diaminopimelate ligase — translation MSHVHVLGIGGTFMAGLALLAREAGYRVSGQDGPLYPPMSDVLAAAGIEVHEGYGRLIHADSADQIVIGNALSRGNPAVEAVLDRGLDYCSGPAWLARYILHDRWVIAVAGTHGKTTTASLVAWLLESAGLEPGFLIGGVPENFVTPARLGQAPFFVIEADEYDTAFFDKRSKFVHFRPRTLVLNNLEYDHADIFPDLAAIERQFQHLVRTVPGCGGIVVNTDDPALARVLEAGCWSERIGFGTGADAAYRLAPAGHGWRLADWHWRPPLPGRHNAMNTAAALLAARHAGIAMDSNLATVSAFKGVRRRLQWRGEAGGVRILDDFAHHPTAITATLEALAAEGGNGRLLAVVEPHSNTMREGIHRDRLGQALAAADRSFVLAPADLDWDIAGALAALGGRGQTAADIDSLIAAVAGASRHGDTVVIMSNGAFGGIHERLLARLADPQ, via the coding sequence ATGAGCCATGTCCACGTCCTTGGCATCGGCGGGACGTTCATGGCCGGACTGGCGCTGCTCGCCCGGGAGGCCGGATACCGGGTCAGTGGCCAGGATGGTCCGCTCTATCCACCGATGAGCGATGTGCTCGCGGCCGCGGGGATCGAGGTTCACGAGGGCTACGGGCGACTGATCCACGCCGACAGCGCCGACCAGATCGTCATCGGCAACGCCCTGTCGCGGGGCAACCCCGCCGTCGAGGCAGTGCTCGACCGCGGCCTCGACTATTGCTCCGGGCCGGCCTGGCTGGCGCGGTATATCCTCCATGACCGCTGGGTGATCGCCGTGGCCGGCACCCACGGCAAGACCACCACCGCCAGCCTGGTGGCCTGGCTGCTTGAGTCCGCCGGTCTCGAACCCGGCTTCCTGATCGGTGGGGTCCCCGAGAACTTCGTCACCCCTGCGCGTTTGGGACAGGCACCGTTTTTCGTCATCGAGGCGGATGAGTACGACACCGCGTTTTTCGACAAGCGCTCGAAGTTCGTGCATTTCCGGCCGCGAACGCTGGTATTGAATAATCTCGAGTACGATCATGCCGACATCTTTCCCGATCTTGCAGCGATCGAGCGTCAGTTCCAGCACCTGGTGCGAACGGTCCCCGGTTGTGGCGGGATCGTGGTGAACACCGATGACCCGGCCCTCGCCCGGGTCCTCGAAGCCGGCTGCTGGAGCGAGCGGATCGGGTTCGGGACAGGCGCTGATGCCGCCTACCGGCTGGCGCCGGCGGGGCACGGCTGGCGCCTCGCTGACTGGCACTGGCGCCCACCCCTGCCCGGCCGGCATAACGCCATGAACACCGCCGCCGCCCTGCTCGCGGCCCGCCATGCGGGCATCGCCATGGACAGCAACCTCGCCACCGTGTCCGCATTCAAGGGCGTCCGCCGTCGGCTGCAGTGGCGCGGCGAGGCGGGCGGCGTGCGGATCCTCGATGATTTCGCCCATCACCCGACGGCGATCACCGCCACCCTCGAGGCGCTGGCCGCCGAGGGCGGCAACGGCCGGCTCCTCGCAGTCGTGGAGCCCCACTCCAACACCATGCGCGAGGGCATCCATCGTGATCGGCTGGGTCAGGCGTTAGCGGCCGCCGATCGGTCGTTCGTCCTCGCGCCCGCGGATCTTGACTGGGATATCGCCGGTGCCCTTGCAGCGCTCGGCGGTCGGGGCCAGACCGCCGCCGACATCGACAGCCTGATCGCGGCCGTCGCCGGCGCCAGCCGGCATGGCGATACCGTGGTGATCATGAGCAACGGCGCCTTCGGCGGCATCCACGAGCGGTTACTGGCGCGGCTCGCCGATCCGCAGTGA
- a CDS encoding VTT domain-containing protein, producing MSGLESALEPLFEWLSVNPGWAGLIIGLIALTESLALVGLIVPGAVLMFLAGAAVGGSNIAILPMLLWAMAGAIIGDSLSYWLGRHYRDRLRGLPLVRHYPQALDNAERLFRRHGGKSVVLGRFIGPVRPVIPAVVGMLGMPTGRFLLANVGSALGWAPAYLLPGIVFGASLALAMEVMGRLVAWLVLGFGGFLLLRWLIPRIDRPLRLAGSRLARAIGRHPPPGQWRRWLAPFHAALRALRHRQGWLWWLALLAVLATLGRAILVPQPLGWERGLVALFNAQRGDALQALAWTLTQAGGWLPVTAAALALFIMLWRSGEGRRACYALSGVCLALLTGLALKGLVDLPRPLGLTATGDWGPAFPSVHSAAIAALVTTWITLLPWRALVARRMTLALGSVLVAMVTASRLMLGVHWPLDIIAGLGLGVVLGALPALADGGARRSMRFPAAVSLSAGVLLAATAAVAGMDWPDARERYPQQAGLPAPSEERLGLAGPGAPFVAVRAADGRGIVAADERWRQPPEWRWETLLRWISPRPDAARLPVLPRWHAGRLPDQVLIRVTPDPRKRWVLRIWRATTGAGDRRRLIDLERDAIRPGVLLPRLRRHRPGAAAIESLRIGEPRQ from the coding sequence GTGAGCGGGCTCGAATCAGCGCTTGAGCCACTCTTTGAGTGGCTCTCGGTCAACCCGGGCTGGGCCGGGCTGATCATTGGCCTGATTGCCTTGACCGAGTCCCTGGCGCTGGTCGGACTGATCGTCCCCGGCGCTGTATTGATGTTTCTGGCCGGCGCGGCGGTGGGCGGCAGCAACATCGCGATCCTGCCGATGCTGCTCTGGGCGATGGCCGGCGCCATTATCGGCGACAGCCTCAGCTATTGGCTGGGGCGTCACTACCGCGACCGGCTGCGCGGTCTACCCCTGGTCCGCCACTACCCCCAGGCGCTGGATAACGCCGAACGGCTGTTCCGCCGTCATGGCGGCAAGAGCGTGGTGCTGGGGCGCTTCATCGGTCCGGTCCGTCCCGTGATTCCCGCCGTGGTCGGCATGCTGGGTATGCCGACCGGGCGATTCCTGCTTGCCAACGTTGGCTCGGCGCTGGGCTGGGCACCGGCCTATCTGCTGCCCGGTATCGTCTTCGGTGCCTCGCTGGCCCTTGCCATGGAGGTGATGGGCCGGCTGGTGGCCTGGCTGGTACTGGGCTTTGGCGGTTTCCTACTGCTGCGCTGGCTCATTCCGCGCATCGATCGGCCGCTGCGTCTCGCCGGCAGTCGGCTCGCCCGGGCGATCGGCCGGCATCCGCCGCCGGGACAGTGGCGGCGCTGGCTGGCGCCCTTCCATGCCGCACTCCGGGCGCTGCGCCACCGCCAGGGCTGGCTCTGGTGGCTGGCGCTGCTCGCCGTGCTGGCAACACTCGGCCGCGCGATCCTCGTGCCACAGCCACTGGGCTGGGAGCGGGGACTGGTGGCGCTGTTCAATGCCCAGCGCGGCGATGCCCTGCAGGCGCTCGCCTGGACGCTCACCCAGGCGGGTGGGTGGCTGCCCGTGACCGCCGCGGCACTCGCGCTGTTCATCATGCTGTGGCGCAGCGGTGAGGGCCGACGCGCCTGCTACGCCCTGTCGGGCGTCTGTCTTGCGTTACTCACCGGGCTGGCGCTGAAGGGGCTGGTCGATCTGCCGCGACCGTTGGGACTGACTGCGACCGGCGACTGGGGACCGGCCTTCCCCAGCGTCCATAGCGCGGCGATTGCGGCACTGGTCACGACATGGATCACGCTGCTGCCCTGGCGGGCGCTGGTTGCCCGGCGCATGACACTGGCCCTGGGGAGCGTTCTGGTGGCGATGGTCACGGCATCACGCCTGATGCTCGGCGTGCACTGGCCACTGGACATCATCGCCGGTCTGGGGCTGGGGGTGGTGCTGGGCGCGCTGCCGGCGCTGGCGGATGGCGGTGCCCGCCGGTCGATGCGCTTCCCGGCGGCGGTGAGTCTGTCCGCCGGTGTACTTCTGGCGGCGACGGCCGCTGTGGCCGGGATGGACTGGCCGGATGCCCGCGAGCGTTATCCGCAGCAGGCCGGTCTGCCGGCGCCGAGCGAGGAACGGCTTGGCCTGGCCGGACCGGGAGCGCCGTTCGTCGCGGTGCGTGCCGCCGACGGGCGCGGCATCGTCGCCGCTGACGAGCGGTGGCGCCAACCGCCCGAGTGGCGCTGGGAAACCCTGCTGCGCTGGATCAGCCCACGGCCGGACGCCGCCCGCCTGCCGGTGCTGCCACGGTGGCATGCCGGTCGGCTGCCCGATCAGGTGTTGATCCGGGTGACCCCCGATCCCCGCAAGCGCTGGGTCCTGCGGATCTGGCGGGCGACGACCGGGGCGGGCGACCGCCGGCGGTTGATCGATCTCGAGCGTGATGCGATCCGGCCGGGCGTCCTGCTGCCTAGGCTGCGCCGCCATCGCCCCGGGGCGGCCGCGATTGAGTCACTGCGGATCGGCGAGCCGCGCCAGTAA
- the hemL gene encoding glutamate-1-semialdehyde 2,1-aminomutase: MTSRSEPLFEQASQYLVGGVNSAVRAFRAVGGTPVFMRRGEGAWIEDVDGKQYVDYVLSYGPLAMGHAHPDVVRAITDTAARGTSFGAPTELETELAMKVQAIMPGIERLRMVNSGTEACMSAVRLARGYTGRDRVLKFRGNYHGHVDALLVEAGSGVLTLGIPGSPGVPAAVTETTLTAPYNDIDAVRQLFAEYGDTIAAVLVEPVSGNMNCVPALPSFLRGLRELCDESGALLVFDEVMSGFRAALGGAQAWYGIDPDLTCLGKVIGGGLPTAALGGRADVMDWLAPTGPVYQAGTLSGNPLAMASGLATLAALSQPGVHADAVAWTARLLEGLRERAAGAGVPLFTHQAGTMFGLFFTDSDSVVGFEDVAACDGERFKRFFHGMLEAGVYLAPSAFEAGFVSTAHDETALQHTLDAAERVFADL, encoded by the coding sequence ATGACCAGTCGATCCGAACCGCTTTTTGAACAGGCCAGTCAGTATCTCGTCGGCGGCGTCAACTCCGCGGTGCGGGCATTCCGCGCCGTGGGAGGGACGCCTGTGTTCATGCGGCGGGGCGAAGGGGCCTGGATCGAGGATGTGGACGGCAAGCAGTACGTCGACTATGTGCTCTCCTACGGCCCGCTCGCCATGGGGCATGCCCATCCCGACGTCGTGCGCGCCATCACCGATACCGCCGCCCGCGGGACGAGCTTTGGCGCGCCGACCGAGCTCGAGACCGAGCTGGCGATGAAGGTCCAGGCGATCATGCCCGGCATCGAGCGCCTGCGCATGGTCAACTCCGGGACCGAGGCGTGCATGAGCGCGGTCCGCCTGGCACGCGGCTATACCGGTCGCGATCGGGTGCTGAAATTCCGTGGCAACTATCACGGCCACGTCGACGCTCTGCTGGTCGAGGCCGGCTCTGGCGTGCTGACCCTGGGGATTCCCGGTTCCCCGGGTGTGCCAGCGGCGGTGACCGAGACCACGCTGACCGCGCCCTACAATGATATCGACGCCGTCCGGCAGCTGTTCGCCGAGTATGGCGACACCATTGCGGCGGTGCTGGTTGAGCCGGTCTCCGGGAACATGAACTGCGTACCAGCGCTGCCGTCATTCCTGCGGGGGCTGCGTGAGCTCTGCGACGAGAGCGGCGCGCTGCTGGTCTTTGATGAGGTGATGAGCGGCTTTCGGGCGGCGCTGGGGGGCGCACAGGCATGGTATGGGATCGATCCGGATCTGACCTGCCTGGGCAAGGTCATCGGTGGTGGCCTGCCAACGGCAGCGCTCGGTGGGCGTGCCGATGTCATGGACTGGCTCGCACCCACCGGGCCGGTGTATCAGGCTGGCACGCTGTCGGGTAACCCGCTGGCGATGGCCAGTGGTCTGGCAACGCTCGCAGCGCTCTCACAGCCCGGGGTCCACGCCGATGCGGTGGCCTGGACCGCCCGCCTGCTCGAGGGCCTGCGCGAGCGCGCGGCGGGGGCGGGTGTGCCGTTGTTCACCCACCAGGCGGGTACCATGTTCGGGCTGTTCTTCACCGACAGCGATTCGGTGGTCGGCTTCGAGGACGTCGCGGCCTGTGATGGCGAGCGCTTCAAGCGGTTCTTCCACGGCATGCTCGAGGCCGGTGTCTACCTGGCACCGTCGGCATTCGAGGCCGGATTCGTGTCCACCGCGCATGACGAAACCGCACTCCAGCACACGCTGGATGCGGCCGAGCGGGTGTTCGCCGATCTGTGA
- the thiE gene encoding thiamine phosphate synthase has translation MTARIAGLYVITDARWPRPVALETAVAAALRGGARVVQYRDKSEDAGRRQREAAGIAAQCRAAGACFIVNDDVELARAVDADGVHMGRDDGDVAAIRAALGPERLVGVSCYGDLDRARAAVEAGADYLAFGSVHPSPTKPEAAVVPLSVFAAAREFTDRPLVAIGGINADNIAAVTAAGADAVAVVDAVSGAADIEAATADLIVRGFGPAS, from the coding sequence ATGACCGCGCGTATCGCCGGGCTGTATGTCATCACCGACGCGCGCTGGCCCCGGCCGGTGGCGTTGGAGACCGCGGTCGCGGCGGCGCTGCGTGGCGGAGCGCGGGTTGTGCAGTACCGCGACAAATCCGAAGACGCCGGGCGCCGACAGCGCGAGGCCGCGGGTATTGCCGCGCAGTGCCGTGCGGCGGGTGCCTGTTTTATCGTCAATGATGACGTCGAGCTGGCGCGTGCCGTGGATGCCGACGGCGTGCACATGGGCCGGGACGATGGCGATGTGGCGGCCATCCGCGCAGCGCTGGGTCCGGAGCGGCTGGTGGGGGTGTCCTGCTACGGGGATCTCGACCGCGCCCGGGCGGCCGTCGAGGCCGGGGCCGACTATCTGGCCTTTGGCAGCGTCCATCCATCGCCGACCAAGCCCGAGGCGGCCGTGGTGCCGCTGTCCGTCTTTGCCGCGGCGCGTGAGTTCACCGACCGGCCCCTGGTGGCCATTGGTGGCATCAACGCCGATAACATCGCCGCGGTGACGGCGGCCGGCGCGGACGCGGTCGCCGTCGTGGATGCCGTCTCCGGCGCGGCGGACATCGAGGCGGCCACGGCCGACCTGATCGTCCGCGGCTTCGGCCCGGCGTCCTGA
- a CDS encoding rubredoxin codes for MEYRSWMCVVCGWIYEEEDGLPDEGIEPGTRWEDIPDDFVCPECGAGKSDFEMIEI; via the coding sequence ATGGAGTATCGCTCGTGGATGTGTGTGGTCTGTGGCTGGATCTATGAAGAGGAAGACGGGCTGCCCGATGAGGGGATCGAGCCGGGTACCCGCTGGGAGGATATCCCCGATGACTTCGTCTGCCCCGAGTGCGGCGCCGGCAAGTCTGATTTCGAGATGATCGAGATCTGA
- a CDS encoding metallophosphoesterase — protein MSVAPTNGHRLLQITDTHLYADPESVHAGVVPERRFRAVMAALSPWLTDAQAILHSGDLVHDGSIAAYRRLRSALLAVERPGRVIPGNHDDRGSLRSVFAGDPVSAERTLVVGDWTLIGLDSLQPGQVPGVLADDELAALDAALAAMTTPWCLIAVHHPPVPVGTAWLDAIGLEHPEPLLRRIDADPRVRGVISGHVHTAFNGRWHGRRMLTTPATAAQFLAGAERFTTDPSAPGFRWLDLRADGGIDSGVVRVPMQ, from the coding sequence ATGAGCGTCGCGCCAACCAATGGCCATCGGCTGCTGCAGATCACCGACACCCACCTGTATGCCGATCCCGAGTCGGTCCATGCCGGTGTCGTGCCGGAGCGGCGGTTCCGGGCGGTGATGGCGGCGCTGTCGCCGTGGCTCACCGATGCCCAGGCGATCCTGCACAGTGGTGATCTGGTCCACGATGGCTCGATCGCCGCGTATCGACGGCTGCGCTCGGCATTGCTGGCGGTTGAGCGCCCCGGGCGGGTGATCCCCGGCAACCATGATGATCGCGGGTCGCTGCGATCGGTGTTCGCCGGTGATCCCGTCAGCGCCGAGCGCACGCTGGTGGTGGGGGACTGGACGCTGATCGGTCTCGATTCGCTGCAGCCCGGTCAGGTGCCGGGTGTCCTTGCCGACGATGAGCTGGCGGCGCTGGATGCGGCGCTGGCGGCGATGACCACCCCCTGGTGCCTGATCGCCGTGCATCACCCGCCGGTCCCGGTGGGGACGGCCTGGCTCGACGCCATCGGCCTCGAGCATCCGGAGCCGCTGTTGCGCCGGATCGATGCCGATCCACGCGTGCGTGGGGTGATCAGCGGGCACGTGCATACGGCGTTCAATGGCCGCTGGCACGGGCGCCGCATGCTGACCACGCCGGCCACCGCCGCCCAGTTTCTGGCTGGCGCCGAGCGGTTTACGACCGATCCCAGCGCGCCGGGATTCCGCTGGCTCGATCTGCGCGCCGACGGCGGGATCGATAGCGGTGTGGTGCGCGTACCGATGCAGTGA